From uncultured Roseateles sp., the proteins below share one genomic window:
- a CDS encoding DUF4331 domain-containing protein: MKTTDSTASRRLLAVLCLGACLGSYLGAAQASSHREAPFITTQPKVDAADFYMFNSYEGVAADGTGGRAGFVTLIANYLPMQDGYGGPNYFSLDPNALYEIHIDNNGDAREDITFQFRFKNTLKSIALPINGKSVPIPIIQAGVVSAPNAAALNLNESFSVNIIRGDRRTGMSAALTHVGSGSAVFDKPVDNIGSKTIPDYPGYAAQHVHEVNIPGCAIPGRVFVGQRKDPFAVNLGVIFDLVNAPLGVITDPTLINAGKDDLADKNVTELAIEVAASCLVADAAHPVIGGWTTASLRQGQYLTPSPAKGHATTLIPGGGWTQVSRLGMPLVNEVVIGLPDKDRFNSSSPKDDLQFADYVTNPTLPSLIEVAFGQAPGALAPSNAGRHDLVTTFLTGIKGVNQLGNVTPSEMQRLNTAIPAVPFAGQNRLGIVGSILAGGSDFAGYPNGRRPKDDVVDISLIAMMGGLCMANGNADALGFGAACKPAAVPLGSTAFSLHDAVDQATRPLLPAFPYLDTPLPGAK, encoded by the coding sequence ATGAAAACCACTGACTCAACCGCGTCGCGGCGGCTGCTCGCCGTGCTGTGCCTGGGCGCCTGCCTGGGCAGCTATCTGGGCGCCGCGCAGGCATCCAGCCACCGCGAGGCGCCGTTCATCACCACCCAGCCCAAGGTGGACGCTGCCGACTTCTATATGTTCAACAGCTACGAGGGCGTGGCCGCCGACGGCACGGGCGGCCGGGCCGGCTTCGTGACCCTGATTGCCAACTACCTGCCCATGCAGGACGGCTATGGCGGGCCCAACTACTTCTCGCTGGACCCCAACGCGCTGTATGAGATCCACATCGACAACAACGGCGATGCGCGGGAAGACATCACCTTCCAGTTCAGGTTCAAGAACACGCTGAAGTCGATTGCGCTGCCGATCAACGGCAAGTCGGTGCCGATACCCATCATCCAGGCCGGTGTTGTCAGCGCGCCCAACGCCGCGGCGCTGAATCTGAACGAGAGCTTCAGCGTCAACATCATCCGTGGTGACCGCCGTACCGGCATGAGTGCGGCCCTGACCCATGTCGGCAGTGGCTCGGCGGTGTTCGACAAGCCGGTGGACAACATCGGCAGCAAGACCATTCCGGACTATCCGGGCTATGCCGCCCAGCATGTGCACGAGGTCAATATCCCCGGCTGCGCGATTCCGGGCCGGGTCTTTGTCGGCCAGCGCAAGGACCCGTTTGCGGTCAATCTGGGCGTGATCTTCGACCTGGTCAACGCGCCGCTGGGTGTGATCACCGACCCGACCCTGATCAATGCCGGCAAGGACGATCTGGCCGACAAGAACGTCACCGAGCTGGCCATCGAGGTGGCGGCCAGCTGCCTGGTGGCCGATGCCGCGCATCCGGTGATCGGCGGCTGGACGACGGCCAGCCTGCGCCAGGGCCAGTACCTGACGCCCAGCCCGGCCAAGGGCCATGCCACGACCCTGATTCCCGGCGGCGGCTGGACGCAAGTCTCGCGCCTGGGCATGCCCCTGGTCAACGAGGTGGTGATAGGCCTGCCCGACAAGGACCGCTTCAACAGTTCCAGCCCCAAGGATGACCTGCAGTTCGCCGACTATGTGACCAACCCGACCCTGCCATCCCTGATTGAGGTCGCCTTCGGTCAGGCGCCCGGCGCTTTGGCTCCCAGCAATGCCGGCCGCCATGATCTCGTGACGACCTTCCTGACCGGCATCAAGGGCGTGAATCAGCTCGGCAATGTCACGCCATCCGAGATGCAGCGTCTGAACACCGCCATACCGGCTGTGCCGTTTGCCGGCCAGAACCGCCTGGGCATCGTCGGCAGCATCCTGGCCGGCGGCTCGGACTTTGCCGGCTACCCCAACGGCCGCCGCCCGAAGGACGATGTGGTCGACATCTCGCTGATCGCCATGATGGGCGGCCTGTGCATGGCCAACGGCAATGCCGATGCGCTGGGCTTCGGCGCCGCCTGCAAGCCGGCGGCCGTGCCGCTGGGCAGCACCGCCTTCAGCCTGCACGACGCCGTTGACCAGGCGACCCGGCCCTTGCTGCCGGCCTTCCCCTACCTCGACACGCCCCTGCCTGGCGCCAAGTGA
- a CDS encoding FxDxF family PEP-CTERM protein yields the protein MKLHHRVLSAIALAGAASLSFAGPPDPVALMPTGPGLYSGGFTQPVDGLFIDTFSFTPEAFSGLVSVTLSSRAGPVSFFTASLNGQDFSYFPEMGQTDFVFKAQVTNSMPLSLTVFGAVLDGNGNPLGAGSYSGAITVAVPEPQTYVLMLAGLAGLVGVARRKA from the coding sequence ATGAAACTTCATCATCGCGTCCTCAGCGCCATCGCCCTGGCGGGCGCCGCCAGCCTCTCATTTGCCGGGCCGCCGGACCCAGTGGCCCTGATGCCGACCGGGCCGGGGCTGTACTCGGGGGGCTTCACCCAGCCCGTTGACGGCCTGTTCATCGATACCTTCAGCTTCACGCCCGAGGCCTTCAGCGGACTGGTGTCGGTGACCCTGTCCAGCCGGGCCGGGCCGGTCAGCTTCTTCACCGCCAGCCTGAATGGTCAGGACTTCAGCTACTTCCCCGAAATGGGCCAGACCGACTTCGTCTTCAAGGCCCAGGTCACGAACAGCATGCCGCTGAGCCTGACCGTGTTCGGTGCGGTGCTCGACGGCAACGGCAATCCGCTGGGCGCAGGCTCATACAGCGGTGCCATCACCGTGGCCGTGCCCGAGCCGCAGACCTATGTCCTGATGCTGGCCGGCCTGGCCGGTCTGGTCGGGGTCGCCAGGCGCAAGGCCTGA
- a CDS encoding cupin domain-containing protein yields the protein MLLMKKIVLGSLTVAALAGTGALMAQNPGLTRTLVGRADVSVPGREAVVARVEVAPGAKAGRHTHPGDEISYVLEGEATLLVDGQPPRIVKAGESFVIPAGVVHDAHNDGAAPIKLVGVYVVEKGKPLATPAP from the coding sequence ATGCTGCTGATGAAGAAGATCGTGCTGGGTAGCTTGACCGTGGCGGCGCTGGCCGGCACCGGGGCGCTGATGGCGCAGAACCCGGGCCTGACGCGCACGCTGGTGGGCCGGGCCGATGTGTCAGTGCCGGGCCGCGAGGCGGTGGTGGCGCGGGTCGAGGTGGCGCCAGGCGCCAAGGCCGGCCGCCATACCCACCCGGGCGACGAGATCAGCTATGTGCTGGAGGGCGAGGCCACGTTGCTGGTCGATGGCCAGCCGCCTCGCATCGTCAAGGCCGGTGAGTCGTTCGTGATCCCGGCCGGCGTGGTCCATGACGCGCACAATGACGGCGCGGCGCCCATCAAGCTGGTGGGCGTCTATGTGGTCGAGAAGGGCAAGCCGCTGGCGACACCGGCGCCTTGA
- the phaR gene encoding polyhydroxyalkanoate synthesis repressor PhaR yields the protein MVTARRSASADANDAPASAKPGVRVLKKYPNRRLYDTQTSSYITLADVKKMVLEATIFEVRDAKTAEDLTRSILLQIILEEETGGMPMFSTQVLAQIIRFYGHAMQGMMGAYLEKNMQTLVDLQTKLSDPTKGLYDPKSFSPEMWTQFLNGQAPVMQGLMGSYLEQSKNLFVQMQEQMQKQAGSLFPGIPGVPGFPPKT from the coding sequence ATGGTCACTGCTCGCCGCAGCGCGTCTGCGGACGCCAACGACGCACCCGCATCGGCAAAGCCGGGGGTGCGGGTTCTCAAGAAGTATCCCAACCGCCGGCTCTACGACACCCAGACCAGCAGCTACATCACGCTCGCCGACGTCAAGAAAATGGTGCTGGAAGCCACCATCTTCGAGGTGCGCGATGCCAAGACCGCCGAAGACCTGACGCGCAGCATCCTGCTGCAAATCATCCTGGAAGAGGAAACCGGCGGCATGCCGATGTTCAGCACCCAGGTGCTGGCCCAGATCATCCGCTTCTACGGCCATGCGATGCAGGGCATGATGGGCGCCTACCTTGAGAAGAATATGCAGACCCTGGTGGACCTGCAGACCAAGCTCAGCGACCCGACCAAGGGCCTTTACGACCCCAAGAGCTTCAGCCCCGAGATGTGGACCCAGTTCCTCAACGGCCAGGCGCCGGTGATGCAGGGCCTGATGGGCAGCTATCTGGAGCAGAGCAAAAACCTGTTCGTGCAGATGCAGGAGCAGATGCAGAAGCAGGCCGGCAGCCTTTTCCCAGGGATTCCCGGCGTGCCGGGCTTTCCGCCCAAGACCTGA
- the rimO gene encoding 30S ribosomal protein S12 methylthiotransferase RimO — MSENIPAAAAPKIGFVSLGCPKALTDSELILTQLRAEGYDTSKTFAGADLVIVNTCGFIDDAVKESLDTIGEALAENGKVIVTGCLGAKAGASGGNMVREMHPSVLAVTGPHATQEVMDAVHLHVPKPHDPFVDLVPAQGIKLTPKHYAYLKISEGCNHRCSFCIIPSMRGDLDSRLIGEVLGEAQRLFESGVKELLVISQDTSAYGVDIKYRTGFWDGKPVKTKLFDLVASLGEMAKKHGAWVRLHYVYPYPHVDEIIPMMAEGLVLPYLDVPFQHAHPEVLKRMKRPASGERNLERILRWREICPEIVIRSTFIAGFPGETEEQFESLLDFLREAQIDRAGCFAYSPVGGATANDLDGALPEQVREERRARFMAVAEAVSTEKLKRRIGATLQVLVDSAPAMGRKGGIGRSYADAPEIDGVVRLLPPEKASKTLKVGEFTKARVVSTDGHDLIAQPI; from the coding sequence ATGAGCGAAAATATTCCGGCTGCCGCTGCCCCCAAAATCGGCTTCGTGTCCCTGGGTTGTCCCAAGGCACTCACAGACTCCGAGCTGATCCTGACGCAGTTGCGCGCCGAAGGCTACGACACCTCCAAGACCTTTGCAGGCGCCGATCTGGTGATCGTCAACACCTGCGGCTTCATCGACGATGCCGTCAAGGAAAGCCTGGACACCATTGGCGAGGCGCTGGCCGAGAACGGCAAGGTCATCGTCACCGGCTGCCTGGGCGCCAAGGCCGGTGCGTCCGGCGGCAATATGGTGCGCGAGATGCATCCCAGCGTGCTGGCCGTGACCGGGCCCCATGCCACGCAGGAGGTGATGGACGCTGTGCACCTGCACGTGCCCAAGCCCCACGACCCCTTTGTCGATCTGGTGCCGGCCCAGGGCATCAAGCTGACGCCCAAGCATTACGCCTATCTGAAGATCTCCGAGGGCTGCAACCACCGCTGCTCGTTCTGCATCATCCCCAGCATGCGCGGCGACCTCGATTCGCGGCTGATTGGCGAGGTGCTGGGCGAGGCGCAGCGCCTGTTCGAGTCCGGCGTGAAGGAGTTGCTGGTGATCAGCCAGGACACCAGCGCCTATGGCGTGGACATCAAGTACCGCACCGGCTTCTGGGACGGCAAGCCGGTCAAGACCAAGCTGTTCGATCTGGTTGCGTCTCTGGGCGAAATGGCCAAGAAGCATGGCGCCTGGGTGCGCCTGCACTATGTCTATCCCTATCCCCATGTGGACGAGATCATCCCGATGATGGCCGAAGGCCTGGTGCTGCCTTACCTGGACGTGCCGTTCCAGCATGCCCACCCCGAAGTGCTCAAGCGCATGAAGCGCCCGGCCAGCGGCGAGCGCAATCTGGAGCGCATCCTGCGCTGGCGCGAGATCTGCCCCGAAATCGTCATCCGCAGCACCTTTATTGCCGGCTTCCCCGGCGAGACCGAGGAGCAGTTCGAATCGCTGCTGGACTTTCTGCGCGAGGCGCAGATCGACCGCGCCGGCTGCTTTGCCTATTCGCCGGTGGGTGGCGCCACGGCCAATGACCTGGACGGCGCCTTGCCGGAGCAAGTGCGCGAGGAGCGCCGCGCCCGCTTCATGGCGGTGGCCGAGGCCGTTTCGACCGAGAAGCTGAAGCGCCGCATCGGTGCGACGCTGCAGGTGCTGGTCGATTCCGCCCCGGCGATGGGCCGCAAGGGCGGCATCGGCCGCAGCTATGCCGACGCGCCCGAGATCGATGGCGTGGTGCGGCTGCTGCCGCCGGAGAAGGCGTCGAAGACGCTGAAGGTGGGTGAGTTCACCAAGGCGCGAGTCGTGTCCACCGATGGGCACGACCTCATCGCGCAGCCTATCTGA
- a CDS encoding PLP-dependent transferase codes for MKRAPSTEQIHHPYQAPEGYAAIPAGVYKASTILFKDCAEMRRPVARDEGYIYGLHATPTSFTLMARVATLEGGKHCLLAPSGLAAITTINFGLLRPGDEVLIPDNVYGQNRVFSEGLMEDFGVTHRVYDPLDAAAFAAMLTPATRLVWVEAAGSITMEYPDLLGLVRACREKGVLVALDNTWGSGLAFNPFDLGQGLAVDVSMNALTKYPSGGADVLMGSIVTNDHGLHKRISHAHRQLGVGVGMNDVELVLRGLPSTELRYHAQDRTTRALAEWMATRPEIAQVLHPALPGSPGHSFWAETCTAAGCLFSVVFKADYTQDQVDAFVDALQLFGIGYSWAGPMSLAVPYDMTHSRNLALPYAGGCLVRFALGLEAEADLRADIEQALRALAGPAPEVPE; via the coding sequence ATGAAGCGCGCCCCCAGCACCGAGCAGATCCACCACCCCTACCAGGCACCCGAAGGCTATGCCGCCATCCCGGCCGGGGTGTACAAGGCCTCGACGATTCTGTTCAAGGACTGCGCCGAGATGCGCCGCCCGGTGGCGCGCGACGAGGGCTATATCTACGGCCTGCATGCCACGCCCACCAGCTTCACCCTGATGGCCCGTGTGGCCACCCTGGAAGGCGGCAAGCACTGCCTGCTGGCGCCCAGCGGCCTGGCGGCCATCACGACGATCAACTTCGGTCTGCTGCGTCCCGGCGACGAGGTGCTGATACCGGACAACGTCTACGGCCAGAACCGCGTGTTCTCCGAAGGGCTGATGGAGGACTTCGGCGTCACCCATCGTGTCTACGATCCGCTGGATGCCGCGGCCTTTGCCGCGATGTTGACGCCGGCCACCAGGCTGGTCTGGGTCGAGGCGGCCGGCTCGATCACGATGGAGTATCCGGACCTGCTGGGCCTGGTGCGCGCCTGCCGAGAGAAGGGCGTCCTGGTGGCGCTGGACAACACCTGGGGGTCGGGTCTTGCCTTCAACCCCTTTGATCTGGGCCAGGGTTTGGCCGTCGATGTGTCGATGAATGCGCTGACGAAATATCCCTCGGGCGGCGCCGATGTACTGATGGGCTCCATCGTCACCAACGACCATGGGCTGCACAAGCGCATCAGCCATGCACACCGCCAGCTGGGCGTGGGCGTGGGCATGAATGACGTCGAGCTGGTGCTGCGCGGCCTGCCCAGCACCGAGCTGCGCTACCACGCCCAGGACCGCACCACGCGAGCCCTCGCCGAGTGGATGGCGACCCGGCCCGAGATCGCCCAGGTGCTGCATCCGGCACTGCCCGGCTCGCCGGGCCATAGCTTCTGGGCCGAGACCTGCACCGCTGCCGGCTGCCTGTTTTCGGTCGTGTTCAAGGCCGACTACACGCAGGACCAGGTCGATGCCTTCGTCGATGCGCTGCAGCTGTTCGGCATCGGCTACTCCTGGGCCGGGCCCATGAGCCTGGCCGTGCCCTATGACATGACGCACAGCCGCAATCTGGCTCTGCCCTATGCCGGCGGCTGCCTGGTGCGCTTTGCGCTGGGCCTGGAGGCCGAGGCCGATCTGCGCGCCGACATCGAACAGGCGCTGCGCGCGCTTGCCGGGCCGGCGCCTGAGGTGCCAGAATGA
- a CDS encoding transporter substrate-binding domain-containing protein, with protein MWYRFAGSKLRHGLVLLCWALLAAPGAAETLIVFGDDAYAPVIYSKQGQPDGALVRLLRRAESLTGDRYDLRLVPWKRAYELARRGEGGLIGVSYTHERAVIFDYSKSVYDDDIRIVTLKSHQFAFSDLSDLKGKLLGGVRGASYGEAVDQAIAAGLVHVDRDIGQVSRLRKVLAGRLDAALVGNGPAGLDAVIDSHPELQANRDKFVVLDKPLARDPLYLAFPKEMGKAAALGRFNEALDRLRKEPSRTSH; from the coding sequence ATGTGGTATCGATTTGCCGGCAGCAAGCTCCGTCATGGCTTGGTATTGCTGTGCTGGGCCCTGCTGGCGGCGCCGGGTGCCGCCGAAACATTGATCGTGTTCGGCGATGATGCCTATGCGCCGGTGATCTACAGCAAGCAAGGCCAACCGGATGGCGCGTTGGTGCGCCTGTTGCGGCGGGCCGAAAGTCTGACCGGTGATCGCTACGACCTGAGGCTGGTGCCCTGGAAGCGTGCCTACGAATTGGCCCGGCGCGGCGAGGGCGGCCTGATCGGTGTGTCCTACACCCATGAGCGGGCGGTGATCTTCGACTATTCCAAATCGGTGTACGACGACGACATTCGCATCGTCACCCTGAAGAGCCATCAGTTCGCGTTCTCGGATCTGAGCGACCTGAAGGGAAAGCTGCTGGGAGGCGTGCGCGGGGCCAGCTACGGCGAGGCAGTGGACCAGGCCATCGCCGCCGGTCTGGTACACGTCGATCGCGATATCGGCCAGGTGTCGCGCCTGCGCAAGGTGCTGGCCGGCCGACTCGATGCGGCACTGGTCGGCAATGGGCCGGCCGGCCTGGACGCCGTCATCGACAGCCATCCGGAGCTGCAGGCGAATCGGGACAAGTTTGTGGTGCTCGACAAACCGCTGGCCCGTGACCCGCTGTATCTGGCATTTCCGAAGGAAATGGGCAAGGCGGCGGCGTTGGGGCGCTTCAACGAGGCCCTGGACCGGTTGCGCAAGGAACCCTCCCGAACCAGCCACTGA
- the smpB gene encoding SsrA-binding protein SmpB: MSIAENRRARFDYHIEERFETGLVLEGWEVKAIRAGQVQLTDGYVNIRNGELYLIGCRINALRTASTHVNPEADRTRKLLMHKAEIKRLIGKVEQRGFTLVPLNLHYKGARVKVEIALAKGKAEHDKRDTEKKRDWEREKGQLMRHRVTNKA; this comes from the coding sequence ATGTCCATTGCAGAAAACCGTCGTGCCCGTTTTGACTACCACATCGAGGAACGCTTCGAGACCGGCCTGGTGCTGGAAGGCTGGGAGGTCAAGGCCATACGGGCCGGCCAGGTCCAGCTGACCGATGGCTATGTGAACATCCGCAACGGCGAGCTCTACCTGATCGGTTGCCGCATCAATGCGCTGCGCACCGCCTCGACCCACGTCAACCCCGAGGCCGACCGCACCCGCAAGCTGCTGATGCACAAGGCCGAGATCAAGCGCCTGATCGGCAAGGTCGAGCAGCGCGGCTTCACGCTGGTGCCGCTGAACCTGCATTACAAGGGCGCGCGGGTGAAGGTCGAAATCGCGCTGGCCAAGGGCAAGGCCGAACACGACAAGCGCGACACCGAGAAGAAACGCGACTGGGAGCGCGAGAAGGGCCAGCTGATGCGGCACCGGGTCACCAACAAGGCCTGA
- a CDS encoding type II toxin-antitoxin system RatA family toxin — protein sequence MKHVKKSVLLWYSPHEMYRLVTGVREYAQFLPWCDNAEVLSETETGMTARLGLSYAGVRHAFTTRNEHEPDRRVSVQLVDGPFSLLDGTWQFLPLGKPGGEAEQACKIEFDLRYAFSSKALEAVLSPVFDRVANTFVDCFVQRAEQVYGPR from the coding sequence ATGAAGCACGTCAAAAAGTCAGTTTTGCTCTGGTACTCGCCGCACGAGATGTACCGCCTGGTCACCGGCGTGCGCGAGTATGCGCAGTTTCTGCCCTGGTGCGACAACGCCGAGGTCTTGTCCGAAACCGAGACCGGCATGACGGCACGCCTGGGCCTGTCCTACGCCGGGGTGCGCCATGCCTTCACCACCCGCAACGAGCATGAACCGGACCGGCGCGTCAGCGTGCAACTGGTCGATGGCCCGTTCTCGCTGCTCGACGGCACCTGGCAGTTCCTGCCGCTGGGCAAACCGGGGGGCGAGGCCGAACAGGCCTGCAAGATCGAGTTCGACCTGCGCTATGCCTTCTCCAGCAAGGCACTGGAGGCGGTGCTGAGCCCTGTGTTCGATCGCGTGGCCAATACCTTCGTCGACTGCTTTGTGCAGCGCGCCGAGCAGGTTTATGGGCCTCGCTGA
- a CDS encoding RnfH family protein, with protein MGLAEPLLTIELVHSPAAGQVERLEFKVAAGTRLAQALAQSGVVFDPALKIGIWGRVMPPDTPLRDHDRIEIYRPLTVDPKEARRLRYRSPGDKSKRVRPNPRR; from the coding sequence ATGGGCCTCGCTGAGCCTTTGCTGACGATAGAGCTGGTGCACAGCCCTGCTGCAGGCCAGGTCGAGCGGCTTGAGTTCAAGGTGGCTGCCGGCACCCGCCTGGCCCAGGCGCTGGCGCAAAGCGGGGTGGTCTTCGATCCGGCCTTGAAGATCGGCATCTGGGGCCGCGTGATGCCACCGGACACTCCGCTGCGCGACCATGACCGCATCGAGATCTACCGGCCGCTGACGGTGGATCCGAAGGAGGCGCGACGCCTGCGCTACCGCAGCCCGGGCGACAAGAGCAAGCGCGTGAGGCCGAATCCGCGCCGCTGA
- a CDS encoding DUF4124 domain-containing protein, with protein sequence MTTARAQLIFALLGLALSLPAAAQWKWRDAEGKVQYSDRPPPPGVTEKDILQQPGAATKRIQVISTAPLGGAASAPAEAALKPTAKAEAKADAELEARRRKAEQEQQAKAKADEQKNAAVKSDNCNQARNYLRTLEDGMRVSRTNDKGEREILDDKQRAAEIQRARGVMNNDCAKPQ encoded by the coding sequence ATGACAACCGCGCGCGCGCAACTGATCTTCGCCCTGCTGGGCCTGGCGCTGAGCCTGCCCGCTGCGGCGCAGTGGAAGTGGCGCGATGCCGAAGGCAAGGTCCAGTACAGCGACCGCCCTCCCCCACCCGGCGTGACCGAAAAAGACATCCTGCAGCAGCCTGGCGCGGCCACCAAACGCATCCAGGTCATCAGCACCGCGCCACTGGGCGGTGCCGCATCGGCCCCAGCCGAAGCCGCCCTCAAGCCCACGGCCAAGGCCGAGGCAAAGGCCGACGCCGAACTGGAAGCCCGCCGCCGCAAGGCCGAGCAGGAGCAGCAGGCCAAGGCCAAGGCCGACGAACAGAAGAATGCGGCCGTCAAGAGCGACAACTGCAACCAGGCACGCAACTATCTGCGCACGCTGGAAGACGGCATGCGCGTCTCGCGCACCAATGACAAGGGCGAGCGCGAAATCCTCGACGACAAGCAGCGTGCGGCAGAGATCCAGCGCGCCCGAGGCGTCATGAACAACGATTGCGCCAAGCCACAGTGA
- the guaB gene encoding IMP dehydrogenase: protein MRLLGKALTFDDVLLVPAYSHVLPRDTSLATQFTRNIRLNLPLVSAAMDTVTESRLAIAIAQEGGIGIIHKNMTAQQQAAQVAKVKRYESGVLRDPITITPDVTVRAVMALSAQHGVSGFPVLEGKTVVGIVTGRDLRFETRLDAPVREIMTPRERLVTVGERATLEEGKALMHKHKLERVLVVNAAFELKGVMTVKDITKQTSFPNAARDAQGKLRVGAAVGVGEGTEERVELLVKAGVDCLVVDTAHGHSAGVIERVRWVKQNFPGVDVIGGNIATGAAALALAEAGADAVKVGIGPGSICTTRIVTGVGVPQIMAIDAVTQALKGSGVPMIADGGIRFSGDLAKAIAAGANSVMMGGMFAGTEEAPGEVILYQGRTYKSYRGMGSMGAMQQGSADRYFQDSSTNNPNNPNTTKLVPEGIEGQVPYKGSVVSIIFQMAGGLRASMHYCGCETIEDMHTKAEFVEITSAGIRESHVHDVQITKEAPNYRME, encoded by the coding sequence ATGCGCCTTTTAGGAAAAGCGCTCACTTTCGACGATGTGTTGTTGGTGCCAGCGTACTCCCATGTGTTGCCTCGCGACACTTCTCTTGCCACCCAGTTCACCCGCAATATCCGCCTGAATCTGCCGCTGGTTTCCGCCGCGATGGATACGGTCACGGAGTCCCGCCTGGCGATTGCCATTGCGCAGGAGGGTGGCATCGGCATCATCCACAAGAACATGACCGCGCAGCAGCAGGCCGCGCAGGTCGCCAAGGTCAAGCGCTACGAGTCCGGCGTGCTGCGTGATCCGATCACCATCACACCCGATGTGACGGTGCGTGCGGTGATGGCGCTGTCGGCCCAGCACGGCGTGTCGGGCTTCCCTGTGCTCGAGGGCAAGACGGTGGTCGGCATCGTCACCGGCCGCGACCTGCGGTTCGAGACCCGCCTGGACGCCCCGGTGCGCGAGATCATGACGCCGCGCGAACGCCTCGTGACGGTGGGCGAACGCGCCACGCTCGAAGAGGGCAAGGCGCTGATGCACAAGCACAAGCTGGAGCGCGTGCTGGTCGTCAATGCCGCCTTCGAGCTCAAGGGCGTGATGACCGTCAAGGACATCACCAAGCAGACCAGCTTCCCGAATGCCGCCCGCGATGCCCAAGGCAAGCTGCGCGTCGGCGCCGCGGTCGGCGTGGGTGAGGGCACCGAAGAGCGGGTCGAGCTGCTGGTCAAGGCCGGCGTCGACTGCCTGGTGGTGGACACCGCCCACGGCCACAGCGCCGGCGTGATCGAGCGCGTGCGCTGGGTCAAGCAGAACTTCCCCGGCGTCGATGTGATCGGCGGCAATATCGCCACCGGCGCGGCCGCCCTGGCCCTGGCCGAGGCCGGCGCCGATGCGGTCAAGGTCGGCATCGGCCCGGGCTCGATCTGCACCACGCGCATCGTCACCGGTGTCGGCGTGCCGCAGATCATGGCCATCGACGCGGTCACGCAAGCCCTGAAGGGCTCCGGCGTGCCGATGATTGCCGACGGCGGCATACGCTTCTCCGGCGACCTGGCCAAGGCCATCGCGGCAGGCGCCAACAGCGTGATGATGGGCGGCATGTTCGCCGGCACCGAAGAGGCGCCGGGCGAGGTGATCCTGTACCAGGGCCGCACCTACAAGAGCTACCGCGGCATGGGCTCGATGGGCGCCATGCAGCAGGGCTCGGCCGACCGCTACTTCCAGGACAGCTCGACCAACAACCCGAACAACCCCAACACCACCAAGCTGGTGCCGGAAGGCATCGAAGGCCAGGTGCCGTACAAGGGTTCGGTCGTGTCCATCATCTTCCAGATGGCCGGCGGCCTGCGCGCCTCCATGCACTACTGCGGCTGTGAAACCATTGAAGACATGCACACCAAGGCCGAGTTCGTCGAGATCACCTCGGCCGGCATTCGCGAAAGCCATGTCCACGATGTGCAGATCACCAAGGAAGCGCCCAACTACCGCATGGAGTAA